The following coding sequences are from one Nicotiana tabacum cultivar K326 chromosome 1, ASM71507v2, whole genome shotgun sequence window:
- the LOC107763944 gene encoding reticulon-like protein B6, producing the protein MAEHAEHSEYKEEESLIEKIEDKIHFDHSSFSSSDSDTEKKPASAPEAASPSSVKATIWRLFGREKPVHQVFGGGKPADVFLWRNKKISASVLGGATAIWVLFELLEYHLLGLVCHLLIFTLAILFLWSNATTFINKKRPHIPEFHLLEEPILEIASALRIEINHILHVLREIASGRDLKKFLAVNCSVIAGLWVLSMLGNCCNFLTLFYISFVLLHTVPVLYEKYEDKVDPLAEKAVQEIKKQYAVFDDRVLSKIPKGPLKDKKKA; encoded by the exons ATGGCAGAGCACGCTGAGCATTCAGAGTACAAAGAAGAAGAGTCGTTGATCGAGAAAATAGAAGACAAGATTCACTTCGACCATTCCTCGTTCTCGTCGTCGGATTCCGACACCGAGAAGAAACCTGCGTCTGCGCCGGAGGCAGCGTCTCCGTCGTCAGTAAAGGCCACGATTTGGCGGCTGTTTGGACGAGAAAAGCCGGTACACCAAGTGTTTGGTGGAGGCAAAC CTGCTGATGTATTCTTGTGGAGAAACAAGAAGATATCTGCTAGTGTACTTGGTGGAGCCACTGCAATATGGGTTCTTTTTGAATTGCTCGAGTACCACCTGCTTGGTCTAGTCTGTCACCTTTTGATCTTCACCCTTGCTATCTTATTCTTGTGGTCTAATGCCACAACCTTTATTAACAA GAAACGTCCACATATCCCAGAATTTCACCTTCTAGAGGAGCCGATCCTTGAGATTGCTTCTGCTCTGAGGATTGAAATTAACCATATTCTCCACGTGTTGCGAGAAATTGCATCTGGGAGAGATCTTAAAAAGTTCCTTGCTGTAAATTGCTCA GTCATTGCCGGTTTATGGGTCCTGTCCATGCTTGGCAATTGCTGCAACTTTTTGACACTGTTCTACATAT CATTTGTACTCCTCCATACAGTTCCGGTTCTTTACGAGAAGTACGAAGATAAAGTGGATCCATTAGCTGAGAAAGCCGTGCAGGAGATCAAGAAACAATATGCTGTCTTTGATGACAGGGTTTTGAGTAAAATTCCCAAAGGGCcattaaaagataaaaagaaagcgTAA